One Micropterus dolomieu isolate WLL.071019.BEF.003 ecotype Adirondacks linkage group LG23, ASM2129224v1, whole genome shotgun sequence DNA window includes the following coding sequences:
- the LOC123963024 gene encoding putative gustatory receptor clone PTE03 produces the protein MENYTYNSLTLQLEGLRITETNKYPVFFFLLLAYVFILVTNIGIMVLIWRSLHQPMYLLFCNLSINDVMGNSLQVPRMLADICVPPSERLIHYYECVVQAFTAHMFGTNSHTLLMIMAFDRYVAICNPLRYAAIMTNKMVIKLTVSAWGVAFFFVGILLGLTIRLNRCRTLITNIYCDNASLFKLSCEDSIINNIYGLTFTVVLLSSSIGSIILTYSKITMACLTSKSKSVNSKALKTCSTHLCLYLIMLVSGLIHIVLHRFSGDAEYRKISGILFHIVPGSLNPLIYGLQSQEIRKCLSNIFNLRKVKLIL, from the coding sequence ATGGAAAACTATACGTACAACAGTCTCACTCTCCAGCTCGAGGGGTTGAGGATCACCGAGACCAACAAGTACcctgtcttctttttcttgctCTTGGCCTATGTGTTCATCTTAGTTACCAACATTGGCATTATGGTCTTGATATGGAGAAGCCTTCACCAGCCGATGTATCTCCTCTTCTGTAACCTGTCGATAAATGATGTTATGGGCAACTCTCTCCAGGTTCCACGGATGCTTGCAGACATCTGCGTTCCTCCCTCTGAGCGCCTCATTCATTACTATGAGTGTGTGGTCCAAGCTTTCACTGCACACATGTTCGGCACCAACTCCCACACTCTGCTCATGATTATGGCCTTTGACAGATATGTGGCCATCTGCAATCCCCTGCGCTATGCTGCCATAATGACCAACAAGATGGTGATCAAGCTGACAGTTTCTGCCTGGGGAGtggcctttttttttgttgggaTTCTTCTCGGTCTGACCATACGGCTGAACCGATGCAGGACTCTGATCACTAACATTTACTGTGACAATGCCTCGCTCTTTAAACTCTCCTGTGAGGATTCAATTATTAATAACATCTATGGCCTCACTTTCACTGTGGTCCTGCTCTCATCCTCTATCGGCAGTATAATCCTCACCTATTCAAAAATTACAATGGCCTGTCTGACCAGTAAGAGTAAGTCTGTGAATAGTAAAGCCTTGAAGACCTGCAGCACTCATCTGTGCCTGTATCTGATAATGCTAGTCAGTGGATTGATCCACATTGTCCTCCATCGCTTCTCTGGGGACGCAGAGTACAGAAAGATTTCTGGCATTCTCTTTCACATTGTTCCCGGCAGCCTCAACCCTCTTATCTACGGCCTGCAGTCCCAAGAAATACGCAAATGTTTGTCAAATATATTCAATCTTAGAAAAGTTAAGCTGATATTGTAA